From Candidatus Desulfofervidus auxilii, a single genomic window includes:
- a CDS encoding transcription termination factor Rho, with translation MEETQEKLTLPDKPIEKLTIKELREIALKIPGVEGVHGMNKEELIILIKRYFGIKEEKKKDVASIRELKRKIKELKAKKEEARARGDKKMVEILRRRISRLKKRTRRLAA, from the coding sequence ATGGAAGAAACTCAAGAAAAATTAACTCTGCCTGATAAACCTATTGAAAAACTTACTATTAAAGAATTAAGGGAAATTGCTTTAAAAATTCCTGGTGTAGAAGGTGTACATGGAATGAATAAAGAAGAGCTTATCATTCTTATTAAGCGTTATTTTGGGATTAAGGAGGAAAAGAAGAAAGATGTTGCTTCGATTCGTGAGTTGAAAAGGAAAATAAAAGAATTAAAAGCAAAAAAGGAAGAGGCAAGGGCAAGAGGAGATAAAAAGATGGTAGAGATATTAAGGCGTCGTATTAGTCGTTTGAAAAAAAGGACAAGACGTTTGGCTGCCTAA